GAGCCGTGCGACCGTTGCCGTTGGTGAACGGATGAATGGCCACCAGGCGGTGGTGCGCATAGGCCAGCAGGCCGGCTACCTCATTCTGCGTCGGTTCCGGAACCAGTAATGTTTGGCGGTGGCGCAGCTCATCGATGAACTCGTACAGAAGTTGCGGAACCCGACTAGCTGCGGGCGGCAGGTAGGCGCCGACGTTGGGTACCTGGGTACGCCACTGCCCGGCCCAGTCGTAGATATGACCAAAGGCACGCCGGTGCAGATCCTGCAGCAAGGCAACGGAGAGCTCAACCGGGTAATCCAACTCCTCCAGTAGGTATCGTTCCACGGTGGCTACCCCTAATGCCTCCTGCTCATTGAGGGAGTCTTTATCCGTTAGACCAAGCAGGTTGTCCTCGGGGGCGTCCGTGTAATGTCCCATGCCGCAAAGGTACTCAGCTGGCCACGCGCTGGAGCAGGCGTTGCACGGACATGGGAAAGAACTGCTTCCCGCGACGGGTGCGGTAGCCGGACTCGTTGAGCTCCCCGGCAATCTGCTGGAGCGTGTGGCCCTGCGCCTGCAAGAGCGAAGCCAGCCGGGCGGCTTGGCGGTTGGCCTGGTGGGTGCGGGCATTCTGCTGCCGTACCTCCCGTCCTTTCGCTACCGCTTCGGTCGTCAGGTTGGCCGGCGTGCCCAACTGGGCGCCGCGGGCTTTCTTCGCCTGCAACGCATCCCGG
This genomic window from Hymenobacter sp. DG01 contains:
- a CDS encoding Fic family protein — translated: MGHYTDAPEDNLLGLTDKDSLNEQEALGVATVERYLLEELDYPVELSVALLQDLHRRAFGHIYDWAGQWRTQVPNVGAYLPPAASRVPQLLYEFIDELRHRQTLLVPEPTQNEVAGLLAYAHHRLVAIHPFTNGNGRTARLFTNLLAYSYGYQEVVLYQREQGDARTRYLQAIRQADGYDLAALQQLISDQLQPL